The proteins below are encoded in one region of Phalacrocorax aristotelis chromosome 13, bGulAri2.1, whole genome shotgun sequence:
- the TCFL5 gene encoding transcription factor-like 5 protein — MSGSAPEEPQTSIPQSTASVPDPAPVAVGPGGSSDVSFGEQNLSFTTPDVSLVEMMETEYTQLQHILYSHTEAQASEGEVEARLNCFCSPGNSADPTLHQTSQNTSQEVCSSNGSGNRSVSPVICQSGLPSDSNLLSSNTRLGYADFQELRMMLLSESNLPLNQTDKTPNSSSVDVPGHSSLKVKHGENFLGANKGNVLIGNSALAPEPRSKSAVRVRLEDRFNSIQTENPRCQEPQESGVTLNNLVTFIRQPSELIGVPLHHQENKCAALGKNKTVPATPSLQFTYPLFTMNTGSTAGSANPSQAQTSGTSCTILEAAKHQDLGIPKTFSFCCQEVEPTKQTVGAMNKALPEEVWIKVGDDTLCKQGINRRSCSQISPLDTNIDRKPLSEIQNMRDDSQSTASAQGPWQSAQSNSSMQVQSATQDGIAQRRERHNRMERDRRRRIRICCDELNLLVPFCTVDTDKATTLQWTTAFLKYIQERHGDSLKQEFETVFCGKTGRRLKIARSDSFVTCAMQENMPGYGDQVV; from the exons ATGTCAGGATCAGCCCCAGAGGAGCCTCAGACCTCCATTCCTCAAAGCACAGCTAGTGTTCCTGATCCTGCTCCGGTTGCTGTCGGACCTGGAGGCTCAAGTGACGTTTCCTTTGGTGAGCAAAATCTTAGCTTCACCACCCCAGACGTCAGCCTGGTGGAGATGATGGAAACTGAGTacacccagctgcagcacatACTCTACTCACACACGGAGGCACAAGCTAGTGAAGGTGAAGTGGAAGCTAGGCTCAATTGTTTCTGCTCGCCTGGTAATTCTGCAGACCCCACTCTGCACCAGACCTCACAGAACACGAGTCAGGAGGTGTGTTCATCAAACGGCTCTGGGAACCGGTCAGTTTCCCCGGTTATCTGTCAGTCTGGATTACCTTCTGACAGCAATTTGCTAAGTTCAAACACACGTTTGGGCTATGCTGACTTTCAGGAGCTCAGAATGATGTTACTTAGCGAGTCTAACCTCCCTTTGAACCAGACAGATAAAACACCTAACAGTAGCTCAGTAGACGTCCCAGGTCACAGTTCACTAAAAGTTAAACACGGTGAAAATTTTCTTGGGGCGAATAAAGGAAATGTACTTATTGGAAATTCAGCACTGGCACCAGAGCCTAGATCTAAATCTGCAGTCAGAGTTCGGTTGGAAGACAGATTCAACAGCATCCAGACAGAAAACCCCAGATGTCAAGAACCCCAAGAATCTGGAGTAACTCTTAACAA tttagtAACATTCATTCGACAACCGTCAGAACTGATAGGTGTTCCTCTTCATCACCAAGAAAACAAGTGTGCTGCGTTAGGGAAAAATAAGACTGTGCCTGCCACGCCTTCTTTACAGTTCACATACCCGTTATTTACTATGAACACAGGGTCTACTGCTGGAAGTGCTAATCCCTCACAAGCACAG ACCTCTGGAACATCTTGCACTATTTTGGAAGCTGCCAAACATCAAGACCTTGGGATACCCAAGACATTCTCTTTCTGCTGTCAGGAAGTTGAACCCACAAAACAGACAGTAGGTGCTATGAATAAAGCTTTGCCTGAGGAAGTTTGGATTAAAGTTGGAG ATGACACCTTATGCAAACAAGGGATAAACAGGAGAAGCTGCAGCCAAATAAGCCCATTGGATACAAACATAGATCGCAAACCTCTTAGTGAAATTCAAAATATGCGCGATGACAGCCAGAGTACTGCCTCTGCCCAGGGTCCCTGGCAGTCAGCACAGTCAAATTCAAGCATGCAGGTGCAAAGTGCTACACAGGACGGAATCGCCCAGCGAAGAGAGAGACACAACCGCATGGAGAGAGACAGAAG GCGCAGAATCCGGATTTGTTGTGATGAGCTGAATCTTCTGGTTCCGTTCTGTACTGTTGATACTGATAAGGCAACAACTTTACAATGGACAACTGCGTTTCTGAAGTACATTCAGGAAAGGCACGGTGATTCTCTGAAACAG gaatttgAGACTGTGTTCTGTGGTAAAACAGGCAGGAGACTAAAAATAGCAAGATCAGACTCCTTTGTAACGTGTGCAATGCAGGAAAACATGCCTGGCTATGGAGACCAAGTAGTCTGA